One region of Acropora muricata isolate sample 2 chromosome 13, ASM3666990v1, whole genome shotgun sequence genomic DNA includes:
- the LOC136896041 gene encoding uncharacterized protein isoform X1, with protein sequence MTMSVKIWLFIFIVFAGPENILASAACVDQNLECANWASVGECDKNPLYMLFSCPVSCNVCSGCRNLLTDQYCVAFTQYCNTSQVVLTNCMKTCRVCNCCPDPTTSISVSTQATTLVTISTAPLVTTPRPFQTTESKTLRTSLATTQASLVITNATSLADTQATGQTALESTKNISGRTQERTLSPGLLVLIIVGVLLIVGAIGLSLFCVWRRKKSHRASNKPRSSSPPSVHKEESISSATKSPLYHQFQRPDSASPKTHEDLSVQYEKPENTFRSNTDQEDALYQESWNPSYLPFEKSNCKEEEESLDYAYTYVVADEKVVLEDNNSRRIHEDCHAYEALNKQDAGLYQASDNIYADPNAANTGEKDLNSSSYLSLSDATKSSYQPLKKLASKSS encoded by the exons ATGACAATGTCTGTGAAGATTTGGctcttcattttcattgtttttgctgGTCCAGAGAATATCTTGGCATCTG CAGCATGTGTTGATCAGAATCTGGAATGTGCCAATTGGGCGAGTGTTGGTGAATGCGATAAAAATCCTCTCTACATGCTTTTTAGCTGTCCAGTCAGTTGTAACGTCTGCTCAG GTTGCCGAAACCTTCTCACTGACCAGTATTGTGTGGCGTTTACGCAGTATTGCAATACTAGCCAAGTTGTTTTGACAAACTGTATGAAGACATGCCGTGTTTGCAACTGTTGCCCCGATCCAACCACATCGATATCAGTGTCAACTCAAGCAACAACTTTGGTAACTATATCGACAGCACCGTTGGTGACAACACCGAGACCATTTCAAACCACTGAAAGTAAAACATTGCGAACATCATTGGCAACGACTCAGGCATCATTGGTAATAACCAATGCAACATCGTTGGCAGACACGCAAGCCACAGGTCAAACAGCATTGGAGTCAACAAAG AACATTTCTGGAAGGACGCAAGAGCGCACCTTGAGCCCAGGTCTGTTGGTACTCATTATTGTTGGAGTTCTGTTGATCGTCGGAGCCATTGGCCTCTCACTGTTTTGTGTTTGGCGAAGAAAAAAATC GCACCGCGCATCAAACAAGCCAAGAAGTTCTTCTCCTCCTTCAG TTCATAAAGAGGAGTCTATTTCCAGTGCCACGAAAAGCCCTTTATATCACCAGTTTCAAAGACCAGACAGCGCTTCCCCGAAAACTCACGAAGATTTATCGGTTCAGTACGAGAAACCTGAGAACACCTTCCGATCAAATACCGACCAAGAGGATGCGTTATATCAAGAGTCTTGGAATCCATCATACCTCCCATTCGAAAAATCGAACTGCAaggaagaggaagaaagccTAGATTATGCATACACCTACGTTGTTGCCGACGAAAAGGTTGTCTTGGAGGATAACAATTCGAGGAGAATACATGAAGACTGTCATGCATACGAAGCTCTGAACAAGCAGGATGCTGGTTTATACCAGGCCTCTGACAACATCTATGCAGATCCAAATGCTGCAAATACCGGAGAAAAGGATCTCAATTCCAGTTCTTACTTGTCGTTAAGTGACGCAACGAAATCATCTTATCAGCCTCTAAAGAAACTGGCTAGCAAATCTTCTTAA
- the LOC136896041 gene encoding uncharacterized protein isoform X2 has product MTMSVKIWLFIFIVFAGPENILASACVDQNLECANWASVGECDKNPLYMLFSCPVSCNVCSGCRNLLTDQYCVAFTQYCNTSQVVLTNCMKTCRVCNCCPDPTTSISVSTQATTLVTISTAPLVTTPRPFQTTESKTLRTSLATTQASLVITNATSLADTQATGQTALESTKNISGRTQERTLSPGLLVLIIVGVLLIVGAIGLSLFCVWRRKKSHRASNKPRSSSPPSVHKEESISSATKSPLYHQFQRPDSASPKTHEDLSVQYEKPENTFRSNTDQEDALYQESWNPSYLPFEKSNCKEEEESLDYAYTYVVADEKVVLEDNNSRRIHEDCHAYEALNKQDAGLYQASDNIYADPNAANTGEKDLNSSSYLSLSDATKSSYQPLKKLASKSS; this is encoded by the exons ATGACAATGTCTGTGAAGATTTGGctcttcattttcattgtttttgctgGTCCAGAGAATATCTTGGCATCTG CATGTGTTGATCAGAATCTGGAATGTGCCAATTGGGCGAGTGTTGGTGAATGCGATAAAAATCCTCTCTACATGCTTTTTAGCTGTCCAGTCAGTTGTAACGTCTGCTCAG GTTGCCGAAACCTTCTCACTGACCAGTATTGTGTGGCGTTTACGCAGTATTGCAATACTAGCCAAGTTGTTTTGACAAACTGTATGAAGACATGCCGTGTTTGCAACTGTTGCCCCGATCCAACCACATCGATATCAGTGTCAACTCAAGCAACAACTTTGGTAACTATATCGACAGCACCGTTGGTGACAACACCGAGACCATTTCAAACCACTGAAAGTAAAACATTGCGAACATCATTGGCAACGACTCAGGCATCATTGGTAATAACCAATGCAACATCGTTGGCAGACACGCAAGCCACAGGTCAAACAGCATTGGAGTCAACAAAG AACATTTCTGGAAGGACGCAAGAGCGCACCTTGAGCCCAGGTCTGTTGGTACTCATTATTGTTGGAGTTCTGTTGATCGTCGGAGCCATTGGCCTCTCACTGTTTTGTGTTTGGCGAAGAAAAAAATC GCACCGCGCATCAAACAAGCCAAGAAGTTCTTCTCCTCCTTCAG TTCATAAAGAGGAGTCTATTTCCAGTGCCACGAAAAGCCCTTTATATCACCAGTTTCAAAGACCAGACAGCGCTTCCCCGAAAACTCACGAAGATTTATCGGTTCAGTACGAGAAACCTGAGAACACCTTCCGATCAAATACCGACCAAGAGGATGCGTTATATCAAGAGTCTTGGAATCCATCATACCTCCCATTCGAAAAATCGAACTGCAaggaagaggaagaaagccTAGATTATGCATACACCTACGTTGTTGCCGACGAAAAGGTTGTCTTGGAGGATAACAATTCGAGGAGAATACATGAAGACTGTCATGCATACGAAGCTCTGAACAAGCAGGATGCTGGTTTATACCAGGCCTCTGACAACATCTATGCAGATCCAAATGCTGCAAATACCGGAGAAAAGGATCTCAATTCCAGTTCTTACTTGTCGTTAAGTGACGCAACGAAATCATCTTATCAGCCTCTAAAGAAACTGGCTAGCAAATCTTCTTAA